A window of Vulgatibacter sp. genomic DNA:
TTGCCGCTCTTCAGGCAGAGGGCGGCAGCGTCGATGGTGACGTTGGGCCGGGCCTCGTAGATCTCGAAGATCACGCCGAGGGGGATCCGCACCCGCTCCACCCGCAGGCCGTTGGGCCTGCGCCACACCGCGGCCACCTCGCCGACGGGATCGGGCAGGCGCGCGATCGCCTCCACCGCCTGCGCCATCCCCTCGATCCGCGCCGGGTCGAGGGCGAGGCGATCGAGGAGCGCCGGCCCGAGCCCCGCCGCCCTGCCCGCCTCGAGATCCTCGCGGTTGGCGGCGAGGATCGCCTCCCGCCGCTGCCGCAGCAGCGCTGCGGTGACGAGAAGGGCCTCGTCCTTCTTTCCGGTGGGGGCGGTGGCGAGGCGCCGGGCTGCGACCCGGGCCCTGGCGGTCAATTCGGCTGCGAGCATTTCGGCGCGATCCATCCCCGTATCGTAAGGGCGCTGAGGGGCGCGCGGCGGCATTTCGCTGCGAGTGGAAGGCTTCACCGTTTCCGTGCGACCATCGGGGACCCCTCTCGCTCGAGCGCCCCTTCGATGAAGCTGCTCCGCCTGCCGGTGACCCGCTACGCCCTCGCCGTGGCTACGTCCGCCCTGATCCTGGGGCTGCAGACGGTGGCCTGGCCCGTCCTCGCCCGGGCCCCCTTCCTCCTGGTGACGCTGGCGGTGGTGGTGATCAGCCTCTTCGCCGGTCGCGGGCCCGGGCTCCTCACCGTGCTCCTCACCGGCACCGGCACCCATTTCCTCCACCTCACCCCACGCTACGGCGTCGAGCTCGATCAGCCGGAAGGTGCCCTCATCGCGGTCCTCTTCTCGCTGACCGGCTTCGCCGTGGCGCAGCTCGCCAGCAGCGCCAGCAGCGCCAGGACCGCAGCGGAGGAGAGCGCCGCCCGCCTCGCCGCGGTCTTCGCCAGCATCACCGACGGCTTCGCCGGCCTCGACCGCGATCTCCGCTTCAGCTTCGTCAACGGCGAGGCGGAGCGGCTCTTCGGCCATGGCGCCGAGAGCCTCCTCGGCGCCGATGCCGCCGCGGTGCTCGGCTCCGCCGCGATCCCCTCGCTGGCTGCGGCGCTGCGCAGCGACGCCACCTGCACCCTGCGGGTGGAGGGCGCAGAGGGCAGGCGCCTCGAGATCCGCGCCCACCCCTCGCAGCAGGGGCTGGCGCTCTACGTCACCGATCGCACCGAGCAGGAGCGGGCGGATTGGGGCGCGCGCTTCCTCGCGGAGGCTGGCGAGATCCTCGGCTCCTCCCTCGATTTCGAGACGACGCTGCAGGCGGTCTCGAGCCTCACCCTCCCCCGCTTCGCCGACAGCTGCGTGGTCGACGTGCTGGAGCAGGGGCAGGTCCGCCGCATCGCCGCGGCCCACGTGGATCCGGTGCGGCAGGAGCAACTGCGCCGCCTCGAGAGCTTCGTGCCCGAGGGGCTGGAGAGCCCGATCCTCCGCGTCTTCGCCGGCGAGACCCTGCTCGTCCCGGCGATCGACGACGCGTGGCTCGATCGGGCGGCGCTCACGCCGGAGCACCGCCGCCTCCTCGACGTCACCAGGCCACGTTCGGCGCTCCTCCTGCCCCTGCGGGCTCAGGGCCGGGTCCTCGGCGTGCTCACCTTCTGCATCTCGGATGCGCGGCGGTGCTACGGCCCTGCGGACGTTCCCCTCGGCGAGGAGATCGCCCGCAGGGCGGCGCTGGCCCTCGACAACGCCCGCCTCTTCCGCGAGGCGAACGAAGCGGTCCGGATCCGGGAGGAGTTCCTCTCCATCGCCTCCCACGAGCTGAAGACGCCGCTGACCAGCCTGCGCATGCAGGTCCAGCTCTTCGCCAGGGCGCAGCTGCGCGCCGGCGCCGCGGGCCTCTCGGGCCGGGAGATCGGCGCGCGCATCGACACCATCCAGCGGCAGCTCGACCGCCTCGGCCGCCTCATCGATCGGCTCCTCGACGTGACCCGGATCAGCGCCGGCCGGCTCCACCTCGAGGTGGAGCCGGCGGACCTCGCGGAGGTGGCCCGGGAGGTGGCGGACCGCTTCGAGAGCCACCTCGACGGCACCGGGCCCGCGATCGTGCTGCGGACCGACGGCGAGGTGCGTGGCGCCTGGGATCGCTTCCGCATCGAGCAGGTCCTCACCAACCTCCTCGACAACGCGCTCCGGTTCGGAGGCGGCGAGCCGGTGGAGCTCCACGTGGAGGGGGACGAACGACGGGTCCGGGTCCACGTCGCCGACCGCGGCGCCGGGATCACCGTCGCCGATCGGCAGCGCCTCTTCGCGCGCTTCGAGCGCCTCGGCGAGCGCAACCACGCCGGCGGCCTCGGCCTCGGCCTCTACATCTCCCGGCAGATCGTCGAGGCCCACGGCGGGACAATCGCGGTCCGCAACGGCAGGGAGCGCGGCACCGTCTTCAGCGTCGAGCTGCCCCGCCACGACCCCGCGGCAGCACGGCCCACTTAATTTTCGAGCAGCACCAGGTCGTCCCGGTGCACCACCTCGTCGCTGTCCTTGTAGCCCAGCGCCGCCTCGATCGCCGCGGTGCGCAGCCCCGCGATCCGAGCAGCCTCGTCGGCGCCGTAGCGGGCGAGCCCCAGCGCGAAGGGCGTGCCGTCGAGGCCGGCGATCTCCACCACGTCCCCCACGGCGAAGCGCCCCTCCACCGCTGCGAGCCCGGTGGCGAGGAGGCTCTTCCTGCCGCGGACGAGGGCCGCCTCCGCCCCCTCGTCGACGAGGAGCCTGCCCTTCGGCTTCGCTGCGTGGGCGATCCACCGGCGCCGCCCCCGGAGCGGATCGCTGGGCGAAAAGAGCGTGCCCACCTCCTCGCCGCCGAAGAGCCTGGCGAGCGTGGTGGGATCGCGCCCCGAGGCGATCACGCAGGGAACGCCCAGCTGCCCTGCACGGCGGGCTGCCCGGAGCTTGGTCACCATGCCGCCGGTGCCCACCGCGCTCCCGGCGCCCCCTGCCGCTTCGAGGATCGAAGGCGTCACCCGGCGCACGGTGCGCAGGGGCCGGGCGTTCCGGTTCCTGCGGGGATCGGCGTCGTAGACCGCGTCGACGTCGCTCAGGATCACGAGCAGGTCGGCGTCGACCACCTGGACCACCAGCGCGGCGAGGGCGTCGTTGTCGCCGAATTTGATCTCTTCCACCGCAACGGTGTCGTTCTCGTTGACCACGGGGATCGCCCCTGCGGCGAGGAGCGCGGCGAAGGTGTGGCGGGCGTGGAGGAAGCGCCGCCTGTCGCCGACCACCTCGCCGGTGAGGAGGACCTGCCCCGCCACCCGATCGCCGAAGGCCTCGTCCCAGGTGCGCATGAGCAGGGCCTGGCCCACCGCAGCAGCCGCCTGCTTGCGGGGAATGTCCTTCGGGCGGCTCCGCCAGCCGAGGCGCTCCACGCCGAGGGCGATGGCGCCGGAAGAGACCACGATCAGCTCCCGCCGCTCACCCACCGCGAGGAGCGCGCGGGCCAGCGCCTGCTGGTGGGCCCTGTCGAAGCGGCCGGCCGGCGCCAGCACGCCGGAGCCGATCTTCACCACCACCCTGCGGGCCCCGGCGAGGCCGCTCCGTTCCATGGATCACCCTGCAGCGGGGGGGGGGAAACTTCCGCCCGCTTTCTGTGTTTGTCCCCAGCCTGCCCCGGTCTTAAACTCGGGGCGAAGAGGCAAAGCAATACCGGAGGGATACGGTCATCCACGACATCCACGGCAACACCCTGGGCCTCAAGCCCTCGCAGCTGCAGCGGCTTCGCAACACCTACCGCCGCCGCCTGCGGGCCAACGAAGTGGTGAG
This region includes:
- a CDS encoding ATP-binding protein, whose product is MKLLRLPVTRYALAVATSALILGLQTVAWPVLARAPFLLVTLAVVVISLFAGRGPGLLTVLLTGTGTHFLHLTPRYGVELDQPEGALIAVLFSLTGFAVAQLASSASSARTAAEESAARLAAVFASITDGFAGLDRDLRFSFVNGEAERLFGHGAESLLGADAAAVLGSAAIPSLAAALRSDATCTLRVEGAEGRRLEIRAHPSQQGLALYVTDRTEQERADWGARFLAEAGEILGSSLDFETTLQAVSSLTLPRFADSCVVDVLEQGQVRRIAAAHVDPVRQEQLRRLESFVPEGLESPILRVFAGETLLVPAIDDAWLDRAALTPEHRRLLDVTRPRSALLLPLRAQGRVLGVLTFCISDARRCYGPADVPLGEEIARRAALALDNARLFREANEAVRIREEFLSIASHELKTPLTSLRMQVQLFARAQLRAGAAGLSGREIGARIDTIQRQLDRLGRLIDRLLDVTRISAGRLHLEVEPADLAEVAREVADRFESHLDGTGPAIVLRTDGEVRGAWDRFRIEQVLTNLLDNALRFGGGEPVELHVEGDERRVRVHVADRGAGITVADRQRLFARFERLGERNHAGGLGLGLYISRQIVEAHGGTIAVRNGRERGTVFSVELPRHDPAAARPT
- the proB gene encoding glutamate 5-kinase: MERSGLAGARRVVVKIGSGVLAPAGRFDRAHQQALARALLAVGERRELIVVSSGAIALGVERLGWRSRPKDIPRKQAAAAVGQALLMRTWDEAFGDRVAGQVLLTGEVVGDRRRFLHARHTFAALLAAGAIPVVNENDTVAVEEIKFGDNDALAALVVQVVDADLLVILSDVDAVYDADPRRNRNARPLRTVRRVTPSILEAAGGAGSAVGTGGMVTKLRAARRAGQLGVPCVIASGRDPTTLARLFGGEEVGTLFSPSDPLRGRRRWIAHAAKPKGRLLVDEGAEAALVRGRKSLLATGLAAVEGRFAVGDVVEIAGLDGTPFALGLARYGADEAARIAGLRTAAIEAALGYKDSDEVVHRDDLVLLEN